The following proteins come from a genomic window of Nicotiana tomentosiformis chromosome 12, ASM39032v3, whole genome shotgun sequence:
- the LOC138903517 gene encoding uncharacterized protein — protein sequence MVISWLLNSLSKQIAESVLYYKTAKEIWKELEDRFGQSNGALLYQLQKELSDLVQGSSDIAGYYTKFKKIWDDLDSFDACTHCSYECSCRGKSRSLRSQHDGRLIQFLMGLNDAYSEVKSNILMTTPLLSFNHAYSLLIQEEKQKEIQIAHHPLDSAFLATKQLYGGQKYAQADKRENFEEKRNTVVCSYCKKPGHSIEKCYRIIGFSADFKFTKNKRSQGCVQGYAAATSDPNSAQSIYGLEKGLTQEQYHNLCWVLQQAKFTPQGNISSEVNVTANCAGPFNEEARGSW from the exons ATGGTAATATCATGGTTGTTGAACTCTCTTTCAAAGCAGATTGCTGAGAGTGTCCTTTATTATAAGACTGCTAAAGAAATCTGGAAGGAATTGGAAGATAGATTTGGTCAAAGCAATGGAGCTTTGCTTTATCAGCTGCAGAAGGAACTTAGCGATTTAGTTCAGGGAAGTTCTGATATTGCTGGGTAttacacaaagtttaagaaaatttGGGATGATTTGGACAGTTTTGATGCATGTACTCACTGTAGTTATGAGTGCTCTTGTAGAGGAAAGAGCAGATCTCTAAGATCTCAGCATGATGGAAGGCTTATTCAGTTCCTGATGGGGCTGAACGATGCTTATTCAGAAGTGAAAAGCAATATTCTCATGACCACACCTCTTCTTAGCTTCAATCATGCTTACTCACTCTTGATCCAGGAAGAGAAACAGAAAGAAATCCAGATTGCACATCATCCTCTTGACTCTGCTTTCTTGGCCACAAAACAACTATATGGAGGTCAGAAGTATGCTCAAGCAGATAAGAGAGAAAATTTTGAGGAAAAGAGAAACACAGTGGTATGTTCTTATTGTAAGAAGCCTGGACATTCAATTGAGAAATGCTACAGAATCATTGGGTTTTCTGCAGATTTTAAATTTACCAAGAACAAAAGGTCTCAAGGATGTGTTCAGGGATATGCAGCAGCCACATCAGATCCTAATTCTGCTCAGTCAATCTATGGTTTGGAGAAAGGACTCACTCAAGAGCAGTATCACAATCTATGTTGGGTACTTCAACAAGCTAAGTTTACACCACAAGGAAACATCAGCTCAGAAGTGAATGTGACTGCAAACTGTGCTG GCCCCTTCAATGAAGAGGCCAGAGGTTCTTGGTAA
- the LOC138903213 gene encoding uncharacterized protein encodes MVDGGSSVDVCPLSTLQRMKINTNKIRPSNICIRAFDGSMRDTIGEINLTMTFGPFDFEIVFQVVDMETSYNLVLGRPWIHTARAVPSTLHQLLQFEHDR; translated from the coding sequence atggttgatggaggctcgagtgtagatgtttgccctctctctaccttgcaaagaaTGAAGATCAATACAAACAAAATAAGACCCAGCAATATTtgcatccgggcttttgatggctcaatGAGAGATACTATTGGGGAGATTAACCTCACCATGACATTTGGGCcgtttgattttgaaattgtcttccaagtagtggacatggaaacttcttataaccttgttcttggaaggccatggatccatacggctcgagctgtgccatccaccttaCATCAGTTGCTCCAGTTTGAACATGACAGGTAA